In one Mustela lutreola isolate mMusLut2 chromosome 8, mMusLut2.pri, whole genome shotgun sequence genomic region, the following are encoded:
- the BID gene encoding BH3-interacting domain death agonist, protein MDSKVSNGSGLQDERITNLLVFGFLQSYSDSNFHKELEVLGRELPVPAHLQEEQDDGLQTDGNRCGHFLASEERDSQGQEEIIQDIARQLAKIGDDMDRSIHPGLVNNLATQFMNRRLSEEDRRQCLAAALERVMQTYPTDMEDEKTMLILAMFLAKKVADHTPSLLREVFRTTVNFINQNLFTYVRNLVRNEMD, encoded by the exons ATGGATTCTAAG GTCAGCAATGGTTCAGGCCTCCAGGATGAGCGCATCACGAACTTGCTGGTGTTTGGCTTCCTCCAAAGTTACTCCGACTCTAATTTCCACAAAGAGTTGGAGGTCCTGGGCCGGGAACTGCCCGTGCCAGCTCACCTGCAGGAGGAGCAAGACGATGGGCTGCAGACAGACGGCAACCGCTGTGGCCACTTCCTGGCGAGTGAGGAGAGAG ATTCTCAGGGTCAAGAGGAAATCATTCAGGATATCGCCAGGCAGCTCGCCAAAATAGGGGACGATATGGATCGCAGCATCCACCCAGGACTGGTGAATAACCTGGCAACACAGTTCATGAATAGGAGACTGTCGGAAGAA GACAGAAGGCAGTGCCTCGCTGCTGCGCTGGAGCGGGTCATGCAGACTTACCCTACAGACATGGAAGATGAGAAGACCATGCTGATATTGGCCATGTTCTTGGCCAAAAAGGTGGCCGATCACACACCATCCTTGCTCCGTGAAGTCTTTCGCACAACAGTGAACTTTATTAACCAGAACCTGTTCACCTACGTGAGGAACTTAGTCAGAAAT GAGATGGACTGA